The genomic window ATGCAGCCGGGCGTGACGCTGCGCGACCTGGTCAACGCCATCCCGCTGTACGCGATCAAGCAGGGCCTGCTGACCGTGGCCAAGCAGGGCAAGAAGAACATCTTCTCGGGCCGCATCCTGGAGATCGAGGGCCTGCCGGAACTGAAGGTGGAACAGGCTTTCGAGCTGTCGGACGCCTCGGCCGAGCGCTCGGCCGCCGGTTGCACGGTGCGCCTGAACAAGGAACCGATCATCGAGTACATCAACAGCAACATCACGCTGCTGAAGTGGATGATCGCCGAGGGCTACCAGGACCCGCGCAGCCTGCAGCGCCGCATCAAGGCGATGGAGGCATGGCTGGCCGATCCGAAGCTGCTGGAGCCGGACACCGACGCCGAGTACGCCGCCGTGATCGAGATCGACCTGGCCGACGTGCACGAGCCGATCGTGGCCTGCCCGAACGACCCGGACGACGTGAAAACGCTGTCCGACGTGGCCGGCGCCAAGATCGACGAAGTGTTCATCGGTTCGTGCATGACGAACATCGGCCATTTCCGTGCCGCGTCGAAGCTGCTGGAAGGCAAGCGCGACATCCCCGTGAAGCTGTGGGTCGCCCCGCCGACCAAGATGGACCAGAAGCAGCTGACCGAGGAAGGCCACTACGGCGTGTTCGGCACGGCCGGCGCCCGTACCGAAATGCCGGGCTGCTCGCTGTGCATGGGTAACCAGGCACAGGTGCGCGAAGGCGCCACGGTCATGTCCACGTCGACGCGTAACTTCCCGAACCGTCTGGGCAAGAACACGAACGTGTACCTGGGTTCGGCCGAACTGGCCGCCATCTGCTCGCGCCTGGGCCGTATCCCGACCAAGGACGAGTACATGGCCGACATCGGCGTGATCAACGCCAATGGCGACAAGATCTACAAGTACATGAACTTCGACCAGATCGAGGACTTCAAGGAAGTTGCCGATTCGGTGACGATCTGAGCGACGGTGTTCCGCGCCCGAGGATGGGTGGCGGAACACCAGCCTGATTGATGAACCCCGCGGCGCGCAGGCGCTTGCGGGGTTTTTTGTTTCCGGCCTCCGGCATCGCGGTGGCCGCCAGCCGCCAGCCGCTAGCGGCTAGCCGCTGCGCAACCCCCGCGCCAGCGCGTCCAGCCAAGCCGGGTCGGCAATGCGCCAGTGGCGGCCCCGGCCTTCCAGGTGGCCCAGCTTTTGCCAGTCGGACAGCAGCCGGTTCAGCGTCTCGGCCCGCACGGCCAGCTTGGCGGCCAGCTGGCGCTGGCTGAGCGGCAGTTCGATGGCTGGCCCGGCCTGCGCCCGCAGCTTCAGCAGGTAGGCGGCCAGGCGCTGGGCGGCGCTGGTGCTGGCCAGGCTGTCCACGTCGTCGATCCGCAGCGTCACCGTCTGCGCGGCCAGGTGCAGCATGTTGACGGCCAGCGCCGGATGGTCCAGGCACGCCTGCCGCAGCGCGGCGCGCGGGAACTGGCATAGCGTGCTGTCCACGGCCGCGCGGGCCTCCACGGGATAGCGCGGCTGGTGCAGGAACATCACGATGGCGCCCAGCAACTGGCCCGCTTCCACGTGGTGGATGATGCGGTCCTCGCCATCGATGCCGATGCGCAGCGTGTCCACGCGGCCGCGCATGACCAGGTACCAGAAATCGGCCCGCTCGCCCTGGCTGAACACGTAATCGCCCCGCGCCAGCTCGCGCACCGACGCCTGCGCCAGCAGCCGCCCGCCCTGGGCGGCCGCGTGCAGCACCGGGTGGCCGGCCAGCATCGCCTGCGCCTCGGCTACCCCGCCCGCCGCCGTCTTGACATTTCTCATTGGTGTTTCGACCCACGCCCCGAATAATTCGCAAATGATAATCATTTTCAAGTAGTTGTCGCCCGCCAATCGGGCGATCTTTGATCGGGGATAGATCGTGGTTCGTCATTTCACATCGGGCCGGCGCCGCTGGCCGGCAGGCGTCGCCTTTGGGGTCGCATTGGTCTGGCCGGGCCTGGGGTCGGCAACCGTGGCCGATCAGGTCCATGAACTGGAAAGCGTGACCGTCAGCGCCATGCGCTCGGCCAGCACCGTGGAGGAAACACCGCGCACCGTCACCGTCATCACGGGCGAGCAGGTGCGCGAGCGGGTGGGCAGCGGCGGCATCCAGGGGCTGCTGGCGGACCTGCCCGGCATCGCGTTCGCCCGCACCGGCGGGCTGGGCGGCCAGCTCGTGATGCGCGGCTTCAACACCAACTCGGGCCACTCGATCATGGCCATCGACGGCGACCGCTACCGGGGCCGCAGCACGCTCGAATACAACATGATCGACCCGGCCACCATCGAGCGCATCGAGGTCATCCGCGGCCCGGCGTCGGCGCTGTACGGCTCCGACGCCATGAACGGCGTGGTCAACATCGTCACCCGCCGCGCGAAGGTCGACGCCGACCAGCCGTTCACGCTCAAGCCAAGGCTGCGCTCGCTGGAGTGGAACAGCGTCAACAACATGGTCGGCGGCCGCGTGGAAGTGCTGGGCGGCGGCAACGGCTTCGACGTGATGCTCGGCGTCAACCACCGCGATGGCGACGACTATTCCACGCCCCTCGGCGACGCGCTGAACAGCGGTTTCAACTCGACCGGCGCCGACCTTGCCATCGGATACCGGCCGCACGCGGACGCGCGCTGGGAGCTGTCCGCGCGCTACCAGCGGGTGGTCAGCGAGCGCGCCGGCGGCCTGGGCGCCGCGCCCGGCGAGCCGTGGATGAGCGTGCGCGAGGACCCGATCATCGAGCGCTACGTGCGGCTGGCCTACCAGGGCCGCAAGTTCGGCGCGCTGGCCGACAGCATCGACGCCAGCGTCTACGTGCGCGACTTCGACACCGACATCTACCAGCGCAACGCGCGCTCGCCGGTCTTCACGGCCTACAACCACATCAAGGTCTACACGCCCACCGTCTGGGGCGGGCACCTGACCGTGAACAAGCGGCTCGGCAGCCATGCGCTGAGCTTTGGCGGCGATTTCTTCAACGAGAGCTTCGACGGCCGCATCAACCAGGTCCAGCGCTACAGCAACAGCACCGGCGCGCTGCTGGGCAGCACCGGCTGGCGCCAGATGGAACGCGCGGCCCACCAGACCAACGTGGGCCTGTTCGTCCACGACGACTGGCACGTCGGCGACGCATGGACGCTGTCCGGGTCGCTGCGCGGCGACATGGTCGACATCCGCATCGGCGATACCTACGCGGGCGAGCCGCCCAAGCTGACCGAGGCGTACGCCGGCTCGACCCGCCCCCGGCACTACGCCGTGACCGGCGGGCTGGGCGCGATCTACGAGTTCGTGCCGGGCTGGCAGGTGGTGGGCAACCTGAGCCGGGGCTTCCGGGCGCCGTCGGGCATGAACCTGACGATTTCCAGCGTGGCGGGCACGCAGGCCACGCTGCCATCGCCGCACCTGACGCCCGAGACCAACCTGACCGCCGAGGCCGGCGTGCGCTGGTTCGGCACCGACGGCTGGGCGCGGCTGACGGCCTACCAAAGCAAGTACACGGACCTGATTGCGCTGCAGCGGATCGATGCCAACCTGTTCCAGCGCCAGAACATCGGCAAGGCGACGATCCGGGGCGTGGAGCTGGAAGGCCGCACGAAGATCTTCCGGCGCTGGAGCGTGGGCGCGGCCGCCACGTACACGCACGCCCGCAACGACATCACGGGCCGGCCGCTGCCGTACGTGGCGCCGCTGACGGCCAATGCATCGCTGCGCTACGACGGCGCGGGCTGGCACGCCGAGGGCGTGGTCCGCGCGTTCCGGGCCAAGACCGACATCGACCCGTCGCAGGAGCGGCGTACGGCCGGCTACGGCATGGTCGACCTGTTCGTCGGCATGGACGTCAGCCGCGTGCTGGGCGATGGCTGGCGCGACTGGAAGCTGCTGGCCGGCGTGGAGAACGTGTTCAACAAGGTGGGCCGCAATCCCACCGTGACCGAGAACCTGTCGTACCCGAACACGCTGGTCGGCAACCCGCTCGTGGAACCGGGCCGCGCGGTGACGCTGAAGCTGACGGGGGTCTACTGATGCGGGGCGTGCGTGGTGCGATGGCGCTGGCGGGTATGGCGGGGGTGGCGGCGATGGCGTGGATGGGTGCGGCGACAGCGGCCGATGCGCCCGCTGTCGTCGACCAGAACGGCCACCGCGTGGTGCTGCCGGCGCAGGTGCGGCGCGTGGCGGTAATCCCGATCCCGCTCGCGTCGATGGTGATGGCCGTCGATGGCGGCGCCCAGCGGCTGGCGGCCATGCACACGGCCAGCCGTGCCGACTTCGATTACGGCCTGCTCGGCCGGCTGTTCCCGGACGCGGCCCGCATCCCCGCGCAGATCGCGGGCGAGGGCTTCGTGCCGAACGTGGAGGCGCTGGCCGCCAGCGGCGCCGACGTCGTGATCCAGTGGGGCGACCGGGGCGACGACATCGTGCGGCCGATCCGCGAACTGGGCCTGCCGGTGGTGACCGTGCGCTACGGCGACAGCAGCCTGGCGGCCGGCTGGCTGCGGCTGGTCGGCGCCAGCCTGGGCAAGCCGGCGCGCGGCGAGCGGCTGGCGCAATGGTTCGAGTCGCGCCGCGCCGACGTCGCCGCCCGTACCGCGCCGATTGCCGCCGCCGAGCGCCCGCGCGTGCTGTACCTGCAACGGGCGCGCTCGGGCCTGCGCGCGGCCGGCAAGGGCACCAGCATGGACGGCGATATCCGGCTGGCGGGCGGCGTGAACGTGGCCGCCGGCGTGCCGGGCTTCGCGCAGGTCAGCGTCGAGCAACTGCTGGCCTGGGACCCGCAGGTCGTGCTGCTGAACAACTTCGAGCCCGGCCTGGTGCCGGCCGACCTCTATGGCGATGCGCGGCTGCGCGGGCTGGCCGCGGTGCGCGAGCGGCGCGTCTACAGCTATCCGCACGGCGGTTTTCGCTGGGACCCGCCCAGCCAGGAAACGCCGCTGACGCTCGACTGGCTGTCCAGCCTGTTTCATCCGCAACGGGCCGAGCCCGGCATCCGCGACCGGATTGCCGACGCCTACCGCCTGCTTTACGACTACCGCATGACGCCGCGCGATACCGACGACCTGCTCAAGCTCGACGCCAACGGCGCCAGCGCCTACTACCGCGCACTGTTCGGCCAGGGCGCCGCGCCATGACGCGCACCCGTACCCTGGCCACGCCCGTCTTGCTGACGGCCTTGCCAGTCATCGCGCTGCTGGCCATCGGGCTGGGCCGCTACACCGTGGATCCGGGCACCGTGCTGCGCATCCTGGCGTCGCCGCTGCTGGGGCCGGGCGATGTGGCGCCGATGCAGGCCAGCGTCGTGGCCGGCGTGCGGCTGCCGCGCGTGCTGCTGGCCGGGCTGGTCGGCGCGGGGCTGGCCGGCGCCGGCGCGGCGTTGCAGGCGCTGTTCCGCAACCCGCTGGCCGAGCCGCAGCTGCTGGGCGTGTCGTCCGGCGCGGCGTTCGGCGGCGTGCTGGCGCTGCTCTGGCTGGGCGATGGCTGGCCCGTGGTCTCGGGCGCGCTGCTGTGGGGCATGCTGGCGCTGTTCGCGGTGTACTGGCTCGCGGGGGGCCGGCGCGGCCAGTCCGGCACGGTGCTGCTGGTGCTGGCCGGCATCGTCGTCAACGCGGTGTTCGCGGCCGGCGTGTCGCTGATCAAGCTGATGGCGGACCCGCAGAACCAGTTGCCGGCCATCGTCTTCTGGCTCATGGGCAGCCTTGCGGCGGCCGACTACGCGCGGCTGGCGCTGGCGCTGCCGTGCATCGGCGCCAGCCTGCTGCTGCTGTACGGGCTGCGGTTCCACCTGATGGCGCTGGCCGTGGGGGATGCCGACGCGCGCAGCCTCGGCGTGCCGGTGGTGCGCGTGCGCGTGCTGGCGCTGCTGGCCGTCGGCCTGATCGCGGCGTCCAGCGTGGCCGTCTGCGGCGTGGTGGGCTGGGTGGGGCTGGTGGTGCCGCATCTGGTGCGCATGGCCTGCGGCAGCCACCATCGCCATTTCCTGCTGCATACCGTGCTGGCGGGCGCCGGCTACCTGATCGTCGTCGATACGCTGGCACGCACGCTGACGCCGATGGAGATACCACTCGGCGCGCTGACGGCGTTGCTGGGCGCGCCGGTGTTCGCGGTGCTGATCCGCAGGCTCGGAGGCAGCGCCCATGGCTGACATCGTCCTGTCCTGCGACGGCATCGGGCACCGCTACGGCGACCGCACCGTGCTGCGCGACATCGGCCTGCGGCTGCCGCGTGGCGCGCGCTGCGCGCTGCTGGGCGCCAACGGGGCCGGCAAGTCGACGCTGCTGCGGATTCTGGCCGGACAACTGGCGCCGGCCACGGGGCGGGTCGTGCGCGCGGGCCGCATCGGCTTCGTGCCGCAGGAGGTGCATCCGGCCCTGCCGATCAGCGCGCTGGAAATGGTGCTGCTGGGCCGCGCCGGCGGCATCTCGCTGCTGCGCGCACCGGGCCGGGCCGACTATGACGCGGCGCGCGCCGCGCTGGGCCGCGTGCAGGCGTTGCACCTGGCCGACCGCACGTTCCTGTCGCTCTCCGGCGGCGAACGCCAACTGGTGGTGCTGGCGCGTGCGCTGGCCGCGCAGGCGAGCCTGCTGCTGCTGGACGAGCCGTGTGCGGCGATGGACTGGCACAACCAGGCGCTGACGCTGCGGCTGCTGGCCGAACTGGCCGCCGATGGCATCACCGTGCTGTTCAGCACGCACGTGCCGCAGCACGCGCTGGAATGCGCGAGCCATGCCGTGCTGCTGTTCGGCGATGGCCGCCACGCCTTCGGGCCGCCGGACGCCGTCATGGACGAGGCCGCGCTGTCCCGCCTCTATCGCCTGCCCGTGCGCCGCGTGCGCATGGCCGGGCTGGGCGGCGCCGGCACGGCCGTGCCGGTGTTCTCGCATCCCCCCTCCCAACCGTCTTCTCCACAGCCGGCGCAACCCTGCGCAACATCGTCATGAGTTCTGTCCTGCACGTCCGTGCCATCGCCCACGAGGTGCCGTCGTTCATCGCGCTGCTTCAGGCACGCGGCATGGCGTCGCATTCGCTGCGCGATCTGCACGATGCCGACTTCCTGGGCCGGCGCGCCATCCTGATCGAAGCCCATGTCGACCAGCGCGCGCTGCTGCGCCACCGCGCGGTCCTGCGCACCCATCTGGACGCCGGCGGCACGCTGGTCTTCAACGGCCACCTGGTCTATCCGATCTTCGACGAACTGGCGCCGTTCCGCGTGGCGGCGGGGCGGGGCGTGCGCGACCTGATCGTCGAGCGGGTGCACGCCCACCCGGTCTTCGCCGGCGTGTCGTGCGACGACCTGAGCTTCCGGCGCGGCGTGGCCGGCTTCTACGGCCGGGGCGCCAACCCCGCGCCGCCGGGCGCCGTGGTGCTGCACCGGCTGCGGCAGGACGGCTCGCCGCTGGACTGGGTCTGGCAGCGCCCGGCCGGCGGGCAGGTATTCATGCACGGCGGCAATTCGTGCTGGATGTACGTGGACGACGAGACCAGCGCGGCGCGCATCGGCCCGCAGTTGCTGGACTGGATCCAGGCCGGCGCACCCGCACTGGCCACAGCCAACGGAGACTGAACCGTGCGTATCGCATTCGTGGATGGCGGCACCTATTACCATCACGCAACCTTCAACGACCCCGCGCTGCGCGGGTATTTCGACGCCAACGTCTACGCGCCCGACCTGCCGCAGGCAGACCTGGCCCCGTTCGACTGCCTGTACGTGGCCAGCCGCCAGAACCCGGCGGACCTGGTGGCGGCGCGCCCGGCGATCGACGCCTTCCTGGCGGCCGGCAAGCTCGTGGTGGCGCTGGGCGAATGCCGCGCCGACCTGTGGCTCGACGGCGTGCAATGGCGGCCCACGGTCACCAATTTCTGGTGGTGGCTGGAGCCCGATGCGGACAGCGGGCTGCGCGTCGGCGATCCCGGCCACGGGCTGTTCCGCCGGATGCGGCTGGCCGACGCCACGTGGCACCGCCACGGCGACCTGCTGACGCCACCCGGTGCCGTGTCGGTGGTGGATACCGTCGATGGCCGCTCGGTGCTGTACGACGACGCGGCCACCGGCCCGGGCCGGCGCATCGTGGCGACGCTGGACCCGTGCTACCACCACGGCAGCTACTTCATGCCTGCCGCGTCGCGGTTCCTGCACCACTTCCTGCCGTGGCTCAAGGACGGCGCGCCGCCGACGTGACCGCCAGCCGGCCCCGGACGCAAAAACGCCCGGCGAGGCATCGCCGGGCGTCGGGTGGCGGCGGCAGGCCGCGCGGGGTTACTTGCTGGACTTGGCGCCGTCGGTATAGGGATCGGGCTTGCCGACCCGCGCGCCGTCGGTATAGGGATCGGGCTTGCCGGTGCGGGCGCCGTCCGTGTACGGGTTGTACTTGTCCGACTTCGCACCGTCCGTGTACGGATCGGCCTTGGCCGACGGGGCCAGGTCGGTCCGCGTGGACTGCTTGGCGCCATCGGTGTAGGGGTCGAACTTGCCGGCCTTGGCGCCGTCGGTGTACGGGTCGGCCTTGCCGGCCTTGGCACCCTGCGAGTACGGATCGAACTGCTTGGTTTGCCCGTGTGCAAGCGGGGCCATGGCCACGGCCGCGGCTGCGACGATCAGGCTGGAAAGGAGTGTCTTGCTCATGAGAGCCTCGCCAGTTGAGGGCGCGATTCAGGGGCCCGCCCGAGTGCGCCCACTAAGCCATCGGGCAGGCGGCATGACGCCTGGAATGCAATCTCTGCAAGGATAGTCGCTGACGCCGGAACCTGCCGTTACGGCCGGTAACGGTTCTCGGCGGCTAGTGCGCCGCCGGCTTGCGCGGCCGGGGCGTCTCGCGGACCTGCGCGGCCGGGACATCGACCACCGCATCGGCCGCCGCATCCGTGGCCGCGGTGGCCAGCGCCGGCATGCCCAGCATGTGGCCCCAGGCGTCCATCCAGGCCCGCTGCGTGGCCGCGCCCAGTTCCATCATGGCCGACGCGTAGTGCAGCGGGATCGACAACAGCGGCATCTGGTTGTTCCACTGGCGCGCGTACAGCTCCTCCGGGTCCTGCGGGACAAAGAACGACGCCCAGTCGAACTGCGCCTCCTCGGTCATGGACTTCGTGAAATCGGTGTTCAGGCCCATGAACTTCTGCCACGTTTCCATCACCTTGGCGTCGCCGAACGGCGCAAAGGCGGGGAACGGGAAGGTGGCAGGCATGGCCCAGGTGGCCCAGAAGGTCGTCGGATTGCTTGGCATGCTGGAAACTCCGGTTGAAAAACCTGTGAGGAAAAAAGTGCTGCAAGCGGGGCGCGTGATGGTTGTCTGGCGGTGCGCAGGGCGCGCACATCACGGCAACCCCCGGGGGCGACCACCACATCGTGTGCCCATCCGGCCGATGGGTCAACCGGCAGGCGTGACGCGGTGGCCCGGGCATCACGTGTGCGCCGCGCCGGGGCTCGGGGCGGCCCAGCGTGTGACATATCGCAGGCACAATAGCGGCTCTTCATGACCGGGATGGGAAATGGAACTGCGGCAACTGCGCTACTTCGTGCACGTGGTGGAACTGGGCAGCATGGGGCAGGCGGCCCAGCGGCTCGGCGTGGTCACGTCGGCGCTGAGCCAGCAGATCAGCCGGCTGGAAAGCGAGCTGTCCACGCGCCTGCTGCAGCGTACGTCCACGGGCGTGGTGCCCACCGATGCCGGGCTGGCGTTCTGGCGCCAGGCGCAACTGGCGCTGCGCCATGCCGACGATGCGGCGCTGGCGGCCCGTACCGCGCGGCTGTCGGGCCATGTCAGCGTGGGCATGGCACCGAGCACGCTGGCCGTGCTGGGCCCGTCGTTCATGGTCGCCATGCGCGACCGCTATCCCGATATCCGCCTGCACCTCGTGGAAAGCCTGTCCGGCGGGCTGGCGACGATGATCGGCGCGCGGCAGCTCGACCTTGCCGTGCTGTTCCAGCTTGAGCCGGGGCAGCGCTGGAGCAGCCTGCCGCTGCTGGAAGAGCGGCTGTTCGTGATCGCGCGGGCCGACCAGCCGGGGCTGCCGGCGGCCCGCACCATGCGGCTCGACGAGATTGGCGACCTGCCGCTGATCCTGCCCAGCGGCTCGCATGGGCTGCGGGCGGTGCTCAACGCCGCGTCGGCGCGCAGCCAGCGGCCGCTGAACGTGGTGGCCGAGATCGACGGGCTGGCCGTGCTGATGGATGCGGTGCGCGCCGGCATCGGCGCGACGATCCAGCCCGGCGCGGCCGTGGCGCGCCACCTGGGCGATCCGCTGGCGCTGATCGAGATCTCGGACGCCGGCGTGAGCCGGCCCAACCTGCTGGTCAGCCTGTCCGACGACGAACTGTCGCCGGCCGGCCTGGCCGCGCGCGGCGTGCTGGAGCAGGTGGCGCGCCAGCTGGTGACGGCCGGCCGCTGGCCCGGCGCGACCCTTCACAAATCCTGAACACGGTACGCCGGGGCGGGGCTGGCGCGCCGGGTGCCCGCTTGCGTAGAGTCGGGGGTCCAGCAGATCCCACAAATCCAACGATTCCCGCAGGAGACTCCGCATGACCTCACGCATGCCGCGCCGCGTCGCGCTCAAGGCGCTTGGCACCTTTGCCCTGGCCGCCGCCCTTTCCGGTTCCGCCCTGGCCGCCGACAACTGGCCGTCCAAGCCGATCACGCTGGTCGTGCCGTTCGCGTCGGGCGGCACCACCGACATCATCGGCCGGGCGGTCGGCCAGCGGCTGGGCGAGGCGCTGGGCCAGCCCGTGGTGGTGGACAACCGCCCCGGCGCGGGCGGCACCATCGGCGGCGCCCTGGTGGCGCGCGCCAACCCGGACGGCTACACGTTCCTGCTGGCCACCGTGGCCCACACCATGGCGCCCGGCATCTACAAGTCCCTGCCGTACGACTTCCAGAAGGATCTGGCGCCCATCGGCATGGTGGCGCTGACGCCCAACGTGCTGATCGTCAATCCGTCGATCCCGGCCAAGACCGTGCAGGAGCTGGTGGCCTACATCAAGGCCAATCCGGGCAAGGTCAACTATGGCTCGGCCGGCATCGGCAGCACCGAGCACCTGTCCGGCGAGCTGTTCCGCGCGCTGACCAGGACCGATATTTCGCACGTGCCGTACAAGGGCGGCGCGCCGATGATGACCGACCTGATGGCCGGCCAGATCCAGATGGCCATCGAGACCAGCCCGTCGGCCAATCCCCATATCAAGAGCGGCAAGGTCAAGGCGCTGGCGGTGACGTCGGCCAAGCGCTCGGCGGCCTATCCCGGCGTGCCGACCGTGGCGGAGAGCGGCGTGCCCGGCTACGAGGTGACCACGTGGTACGCGCTGATGGCCCCGCACGGCACGCCGGAGCCGATCCGCCAGCGCATGAGCGCCGAACTGGCCAAGGTGCTGAAGCAGCCCGACGTGCAGAAGCGCTTTGACGAGCAGGGCGTGACCGCCGGCGACATGACGCCGCCGCAGCTGGCCGGCTTCATCAAGACCGAAACCGCCAAGTGGACGCAGGTAGCAAAGGATTCCGGCGCCAAGGCCGAATAACGCCACCCACCGCCGTGGCGCCTACAGCGCGCGGCGGATCTCCGCCACGCCAAACGCGGCCAGCGCCAGCCCGGCCACGCGGTCGATCCACTGGCGCAACCGCGTGCCCAGCGCATGCCGGGCGCCGGTGACCATCGCCACCAGCACGCACCACCACGCGATGGACCCGCAGAACACGCCCAGCACCGTGGTCATGGCGATGGTCGTCGAGAATGCCCCGCGCGGCGCCAGCGTGGCGAACAGCGCGGCGAACATGATCACAGTCTGCGGGTTGGTCAGCGTCAGCAGCAAGGCGCTGCCGAACGCGCGCAGCTTCGACCCATTGGCGCGCAGCGTGGCCACCTGCTCCGTGGGCTTCTGGAAGAACGTGCGCAGCCCCAGGTAGAGCAGGAACAGCCCGGCGGCCACGTGCAGCGGCTTGTCGTAGGCCAGCATGAACTGCGACACCCCCACCAGCCCCAGCGCGGCCACCAGCCCGTAGACCGCGTCGCCGCAGGCAATGCCGAAGCCGATGGCCAGCCCGGCGCGCGGGCCATCGGTCAGTGTGCGGCGGATGCAGAGCATGCCCATCGGGCCGACGGGCGCGGCCACCGCCAGGCCAACGCCGGCAGCGGTCAGGAACAGGGCGGGCAGGGACATCGCGGGGTCTCCGTTCATGGTGGTCGTGGCAGGCCGATCGCAGCGATTCTATCGGCTAGGCCGCCACCTGCGGCGTGGAGCGCGCCAGCAGTTGCGCCAGTTCCACAGCGGGCACCGGGCGCCCGAACAGCCAGCCCTGGCCGTAGTCCACGCCCTGCGCGCGCAGGAAATCGGCCTGGTTGCGGTCCTCGATGCCCTCGGCCACCACCTGCAGGCCCAGCGACTGGGCCATGGCGATGATGTGCGGCGCCACGGTGCTCGACGCCGCCTCCTGCCCGATGGTGTCGACGAACGACTTGTCGATCTTCAGCGCGTCCACCTTGAAGCTCTGCAGGTACGACAGGCTCGAATAGCCGGTGCCGAAGTCGTCGATATAGACCGGGTGGCCGGCGTCGCGGAATGCCTGGATGGTGTCGCGCGCCACGTCGGGCTCCAGAAAGCCGCGCTCGGTGGCCTCGATGCGGATCTGGTCCGGCGCGATGCCGGTGCCGCGCAGCCGCGCCGTCAGCACGCTCAGGAAGCGGCGGCTCTTCAGGTCTTCCACGCCGACGTTGATCGACACGTAGAAGTGCGGATGCCGCCGCAGCAGCGTGCCCAGTTCGGCCAGCACGATGTCCAGCACCTGGTCCGTGATCTGCTGGATCAGCCCGGCGTTCTCGGCCATCGGGATGAACAGGTTCGGGCGCACCAGCCGCCCGTGGCGGCGCCAGCGGACCAGCGCCTCGACGCCCACCGGCTGGTTGTCGGCCAGCGACACGATGGGCTGGTAGTGGACGGCCATCTCGTGCCGCCGCACCGCGCCGCGCAGTTCGCCCTCCAGGCTGAAGCGCCGCGTGGCGCGCCGCCAGACCAGGATGCCCAGCGGCATGCCGGCCGCCAGCCCCACGCCCAGGCCACCCACCAGCAGCGCCTTCCAGTTGGCC from Cupriavidus pauculus includes these protein-coding regions:
- a CDS encoding tripartite tricarboxylate transporter substrate binding protein is translated as MTSRMPRRVALKALGTFALAAALSGSALAADNWPSKPITLVVPFASGGTTDIIGRAVGQRLGEALGQPVVVDNRPGAGGTIGGALVARANPDGYTFLLATVAHTMAPGIYKSLPYDFQKDLAPIGMVALTPNVLIVNPSIPAKTVQELVAYIKANPGKVNYGSAGIGSTEHLSGELFRALTRTDISHVPYKGGAPMMTDLMAGQIQMAIETSPSANPHIKSGKVKALAVTSAKRSAAYPGVPTVAESGVPGYEVTTWYALMAPHGTPEPIRQRMSAELAKVLKQPDVQKRFDEQGVTAGDMTPPQLAGFIKTETAKWTQVAKDSGAKAE
- a CDS encoding LysE family translocator, encoding MSLPALFLTAAGVGLAVAAPVGPMGMLCIRRTLTDGPRAGLAIGFGIACGDAVYGLVAALGLVGVSQFMLAYDKPLHVAAGLFLLYLGLRTFFQKPTEQVATLRANGSKLRAFGSALLLTLTNPQTVIMFAALFATLAPRGAFSTTIAMTTVLGVFCGSIAWWCVLVAMVTGARHALGTRLRQWIDRVAGLALAAFGVAEIRRAL
- a CDS encoding EAL domain-containing protein; the encoded protein is MQRSWFVVVTIVLATMATLFPVGIGVFMAQLEANRRESEQLSVFADAAVARAETVMTQALNALQDLESLRDDPCSASHLVEMRRITYTYRHIQDAGAYRGGKRLCSALLGAVQANQFLLPPPDWRTPDGLDYWFDQPNPFAAPRRSMLLGRNGSYVGMDPQTFVDVVDRETRMLAAVQTDAGRIFAASQGASVPRLQRAYADHAYGSGKDVGSDDDASIVLRRSRTMPLAVVVLAPRTALLANWKALLVGGLGVGLAAGMPLGILVWRRATRRFSLEGELRGAVRRHEMAVHYQPIVSLADNQPVGVEALVRWRRHGRLVRPNLFIPMAENAGLIQQITDQVLDIVLAELGTLLRRHPHFYVSINVGVEDLKSRRFLSVLTARLRGTGIAPDQIRIEATERGFLEPDVARDTIQAFRDAGHPVYIDDFGTGYSSLSYLQSFKVDALKIDKSFVDTIGQEAASSTVAPHIIAMAQSLGLQVVAEGIEDRNQADFLRAQGVDYGQGWLFGRPVPAVELAQLLARSTPQVAA